The Dokdonia sp. 4H-3-7-5 genomic interval ACTTTTGGCTACTTAAATACATAATTATTTGAGTTCTCTTAAAAGCCTTTTCAAACACACCTTTGTGTATGGTCTCGCGACGGTATTACCGCGCGTTCTTACGGCTCTACTCACACGTCTCTATACTGGATATTTACCAGACAAGGAGGCCTTTGGAGAAGTGACTATCGTATTTTCTTATGTGATGATACTCAACGTGCTTCTTACGTATGGTATGGAAACAGCTTTTTTTAGATTTTTTAATGATGATAAGTATAGTGCTAAGACGCTATCTACATCCCTTATAGCCTTACTGGTTTCTACAGTTGCATTCACGATTATAGCATTTTTGGGTATTGATACGCTATCTCAAATATCCGACGTTCCTGCTACGTACTGGAGGTGGGTGATACTAATTATTGCATTTGATACGCTTACCGTAATCCCTTTTGCATACATGAGAGCGCAAAAGAAGTCGGGAACATATGCATTTATAAAATTGCTCAATGTTGTAATCTCAACAGGACTCTCTGTAATATTACTAGTATGGCTACCTGGTTTAGATGGTGTTTCTAGTTGGTTACCTTCAGATAAGATAGAGCTCGTTTTCATAGCATTTTGTTTACCAAGTGTTCTCACTTTTTTAATTGTAATCAAGCCATATTTTGTAAAGTGGTCTTTTGACGTAGGCTTGTGGAAGAAGATGGTTACGTATGGAGCACCTATATTGTTAGCAGGGCTTGCTTTTGCAATAAATGAATCTTTTGATAAGATCTTATTAGAAAAATTACTACCAGAAGATATTGCCAAAGGGGAAGTGGCTATTTATGGAGCCTGCTATAAACTATCCATTGGCATGACTTTGTTTGCTACTGCATTTAGAATAGGGATTGAACCTTTCTTTTTTAGCGAAGCAAAAAATGAAAATGCACAAGTCATGTATGCTCAGATTACAAAGGCATTCGTAGTCTTAGGCTCTATTGCATTATTTGCTTATGTGGTCCTCGTAGACGTTGTAAAAGTGATGTTGCTCGATGGAGAAGAGTACTGGGAAGGCATGTACATCGTGCCACTCATTCTCGTAGCATACCTCTTTTTTGGAATTTATCAAACGCTGTCCGTATGGTATAAAGTGACAGATAAAACTAGGTATGGTGCATACATTTCTGTTGGCGGTGCTATTCTCACTATTGTTATAAATGTAACGTTAATACCTAGAATAGGATATCTCGCGAGCGCAATTGCAACCTGCAGCGCATACGGATTAATGATGATTGTGTCGTATCTCATGGGACGCAAACATTTAGCAGTTCCTTATGATGTAAAAAATATACTTTTGTATCTAGTCATGAGTATTACATTTTCTTGTGTGTTCTTCTATGGTTTTAGAGATTATTTTGGTGTTGGGAGCTTGCCATTGTATCTTGTAGGAGTCGGTATGATTGTAGTACTAATAGGCTTTATTAGCTTTCGCGAAAAAGAGCTTTTATTAAGATTATTGAAAAGAAAATAAAGTCAACTCTTAGTTTAATAAAAACACCGCAGCTGCGGAATTGAAATAGATTATAATGAAGATTAAAGTAATTAATAAAAGTGAACACGCACTTCCTCACTATGAAACCATTGCTAGTGCAGGAATGGATTTACGTGCAAATATCACAGAGTCAATCACGATAGGTTCATTAGAAAGAGCCATTGTTCCTACCGGAATATTTATGGAACTTCCTATAGGTGTTGAGGCACAGGTAAGACCACGTAGCGGACTAGCTGCCAAAAAAGGGATCACCGTACTCAATGCTCCAGGAACCATAGATGCAGATTATAGAGGAGAAGTAGGAGTAATTCTTGTAAACCTTTCTAATGAGCCGTTTATAATTGAAAATGGTGAACGCATTGCACAAATGGTCATAGCAAAGCACGAGCAAGCACAATGGGAAGAAGTTACAGAACTTTCAACCACAGATCGTGGTGAAGGCGGTTTTGGGAGTACTGGGGTAAAATAAATTCCTACGTAGGTAAGAATTGCTCTCTCTAAAAGCAATAAGTATTAAATTCCATGTAAATGGATTAAGTAAAGATTTATAAAAGATGAAGATAATAGTACCAATGGCCGGACTCGGCTCGAGATTAAGACCACATAGTTTAACGATACCAAAACCTTTAATTCCTGTAGCAGGAGCACCTATTGTACATCGTTTAGTGCGTGATATTGCAAAAATACTGAAGCAGCCGGTAGATGAAATTGCTTTTATACTTGGAGATCCTACCTTTTTTGGTGATGCAGTGATCAAGCAGCTTGAGGAACTTGCAGAAAGCCTTGGTGCAAAAGCATCTATCTATCGTCAGGGAGCTCCTCTAGGAACCGGTCACGCAATCATGAGTGCAGAGCCTTCTTTAAGCGGTCCTGCGGTAATCGCATATGCAGATGCATTAATACGTGCAGACTTAGAGCTAGATCCTGAGGCAGATAGTGTTATATGGACAAAGAAAGTC includes:
- a CDS encoding lipopolysaccharide biosynthesis protein; the encoded protein is MSSLKSLFKHTFVYGLATVLPRVLTALLTRLYTGYLPDKEAFGEVTIVFSYVMILNVLLTYGMETAFFRFFNDDKYSAKTLSTSLIALLVSTVAFTIIAFLGIDTLSQISDVPATYWRWVILIIAFDTLTVIPFAYMRAQKKSGTYAFIKLLNVVISTGLSVILLVWLPGLDGVSSWLPSDKIELVFIAFCLPSVLTFLIVIKPYFVKWSFDVGLWKKMVTYGAPILLAGLAFAINESFDKILLEKLLPEDIAKGEVAIYGACYKLSIGMTLFATAFRIGIEPFFFSEAKNENAQVMYAQITKAFVVLGSIALFAYVVLVDVVKVMLLDGEEYWEGMYIVPLILVAYLFFGIYQTLSVWYKVTDKTRYGAYISVGGAILTIVINVTLIPRIGYLASAIATCSAYGLMMIVSYLMGRKHLAVPYDVKNILLYLVMSITFSCVFFYGFRDYFGVGSLPLYLVGVGMIVVLIGFISFREKELLLRLLKRK
- the dut gene encoding dUTP diphosphatase codes for the protein MKIKVINKSEHALPHYETIASAGMDLRANITESITIGSLERAIVPTGIFMELPIGVEAQVRPRSGLAAKKGITVLNAPGTIDADYRGEVGVILVNLSNEPFIIENGERIAQMVIAKHEQAQWEEVTELSTTDRGEGGFGSTGVK